In Paenibacillus sp. 1781tsa1, one DNA window encodes the following:
- a CDS encoding outer membrane lipoprotein-sorting protein, translating into MRRISWMLAMVLVLSALLAACGKKDAAAVVKDLNEVVGEMESYQGAGVMTLHTGDAPQQYKVEVWHQKPSYYRIALTNAKKDVTQIVLRNDEGVFVLTPSQNKSFRFQSNWPDNQGQVYLYETLIRSITGDTTRQFADEKESYVFDVAANYNTHALVRQKIWLNKSDYAPKQVEVSDSNANVVVDVKFDSFKFGTEFEKDAFDMQRNMTAATEEGGKTGTDSGVTPVEQTGNEGSKEPANPQTAPEPDGAVTDGQTGVGGNTEQQGTEGAATGQEGEEPTLAEPEGSDSFGVIQPTYAPEGVQLKDDQILEEAEDYSVMLRYEGTYNYTIFEARPQDRAVSLAPSSVVDLGFTLGMISGDALKTLTWMTDGIEYRITSADLPQNEMVRIATSMQEESGK; encoded by the coding sequence ATGCGCCGAATATCATGGATGCTTGCCATGGTATTGGTCTTATCGGCCTTACTTGCCGCCTGCGGGAAGAAGGATGCGGCAGCTGTGGTCAAAGATCTGAACGAAGTCGTAGGAGAGATGGAAAGTTACCAGGGGGCAGGCGTGATGACGCTGCATACCGGAGATGCGCCGCAGCAGTACAAGGTCGAGGTATGGCATCAGAAGCCTTCCTATTATCGTATTGCGTTAACGAATGCCAAAAAGGATGTAACACAGATTGTCTTGCGTAACGATGAAGGCGTGTTTGTTTTGACACCGAGCCAGAACAAAAGCTTCCGTTTTCAAAGCAATTGGCCAGATAATCAAGGACAGGTATATCTCTATGAAACTTTGATTCGGAGCATTACGGGGGACACAACCCGCCAGTTTGCGGATGAAAAGGAGAGCTATGTATTTGATGTAGCTGCCAATTATAATACACATGCACTTGTCAGACAGAAAATCTGGCTGAACAAAAGTGATTATGCACCTAAACAGGTGGAGGTATCCGACTCCAATGCCAATGTTGTGGTCGATGTGAAATTTGACTCCTTCAAATTCGGGACTGAATTTGAGAAAGATGCCTTTGACATGCAACGTAACATGACAGCAGCTACAGAAGAAGGCGGTAAAACAGGAACCGACTCCGGTGTGACTCCTGTGGAGCAAACCGGTAATGAGGGCAGTAAAGAACCGGCTAATCCTCAGACTGCACCTGAACCTGACGGAGCTGTTACTGATGGACAGACGGGTGTAGGTGGGAACACAGAGCAGCAAGGTACAGAAGGTGCTGCAACAGGCCAGGAAGGCGAAGAGCCAACCCTCGCAGAACCGGAAGGTTCAGACAGCTTCGGCGTAATTCAGCCGACCTATGCGCCGGAAGGCGTACAGCTCAAGGATGATCAGATCTTGGAAGAAGCGGAAGACTATTCGGTCATGCTTCGTTATGAAGGAACCTATAATTACACGATATTCGAAGCCAGACCGCAGGATCGAGCTGTATCGCTTGCTCCATCCAGTGTAGTGGATCTTGGATTCACATTGGGAATGATCAGCGGAGATGCATTGAAGACTCTGACATGGATGACAGATGGCATAGAATATCGGATCACCAGTGCAGACCTGCCTCAGAACGAAATGGTACGCATTGCAACATCGATGCAGGAAGAGTCAG